Proteins encoded together in one Amblyomma americanum isolate KBUSLIRL-KWMA chromosome 1, ASM5285725v1, whole genome shotgun sequence window:
- the LOC144120502 gene encoding adrenocorticotropic hormone receptor-like has protein sequence MESNSSVPRGLGEDQRAVYAVAVPVLLVGCSLAFVFNAGVLLSLRWLRRPMSPTLCFSLSLTFADAYSALLLATGLVLNSYLPVYGVSLGSQERCIVLILEVFRLSGLLASAFHLLALAVNHYVGILRPLHYAAMVTRRSSELAIAVLWALPVLVFLVYFSSVPGQGLQSPGCVEVGFVRGRAFSLTLLALFSAPLVVMTFIYSHIFVIIRRHRAGLVSFPSARQLHRNVKAAYTTLWILGTYLIGWMPAVAFIVLTCTDCAFPIYDLPMSTRMTLGILTNALIICKGLIDPFIYAARMFDVKEALQNMLRCRPRRTKSVCRRSFLVTKTDTLTSSLRLIQLRRESFIVAKPRPEICRCSRA, from the coding sequence ATGGAGAGCAACAGCTCGGTCCCGCGCGGGCTGGGCGAAGACCAGCGCGCGGTGTACGCGGTCGCCGTGCCCGTGCTCTTGGTCGGCTGCTCGCTGGCGTTCGTCTTCAACGCGGGCGTGCTGCTGTCCCTGCGCTGGCTGCGGCGGCCCATGTCGCCGACGCTCTGCTTCAGTCTGTCGCTGACATTTGCCGACGCCTACTCGGCCCTGCTACTGGCCACCGGCCTGGTCCTCAACAGCTACCTGCCCGTGTACGGCGTCTCGCTGGGCTCCCAGGAGCGCTGCATAGTGCTCATCCTGGAGGTGTTCCGCCTGTCCGGCCTGCTGGCGTCAGCCTTCCACCTGTTGGCGCTGGCGGTGAACCACTACGTGGGCATCCTACGGCCTCTGCACTACGCCGCCATGGTGACGCGACGCTCTTCGGAACTGGCCATCGCCGTGCTGTGGGCGCTGCCCGTGCTGGTGTTCCTCGTCTACTTCTCCTCGGTGCCCGGCCAAGGGCTTCAGTCTCCCGGCTGCGTCGAGGTGGGCTTCGTGCGAGGCCGCGCCTTCAGTCTCACCCTGCTGGCGCTGTTCTCGGCACCGCTGGTCGTCATGACCTTCATCTACTCGCACATCTTCGTCATCATCCGGCGCCACCGGGCGGGCCTGGTCAGCTTCCCGTCGGCTCGTCAGCTGCACAGGAACGTCAAGGCGGCCTATACGACCCTCTGGATCCTGGGCACATATCTGATCGGCTGGATGCCCGCCGTCGCATTCATCGTGCTCACTTGCACCGACTGCGCATTTCCTATCTACGACCTGCCCATGAGCACCCGCATGACGCTGGGCATCCTCACCAACGCTCTTATCATCTGCAAGGGCCTCATCGACCCTTTCATCTACGCGGCCCGCATGTTCGACGTCAAGGAGGCCCTGCAGAATATGTTGCGCTGTCGACCTCGCAGGACCAAGAGCGTGTGTCGCCGCTCCTTCCTTGTCACCAAGACTGACACGCTCACGTCCAGCCTCCGTCTCATCCAGTTGCGCAGGGAGTCCTTCATTGTGGCCAAGCCGCGGCCCGAGATATGTCGGTGCTCGAGAGCCTGA